The region GCTGGGCCCGCACCACCCGCGTCTTTGGGTCGACGGTGACCGCCTTCATCGCCGAGAGGTCGACGACCAGCGCGCCGCCGGGCATCGCGTACCCGTCCGAACCGTGCCCGCCGCCGCGTACGGCCACCGGGATGCCGTGTGCGGAGGCGTGGCGCAGGACTGCCGCGACGTCGTCCTCGTCGGCGCACCGCGCGATCAGCGCGGGGCCTTCGTCGGCGGCACGGCCCTGGTAGACGGCTCGGGCCGCGTCGTACCGGTCGTCGCCGGGTCGCAGCACCGCGCCGTGGAGGTCGGGGAAGGCGGGGAAGTCGGGGGAGCCGGCGGGGGTGTGGGGGTCTGTCGACGTGGTCATGGGGGCCTCCTCGTGCGGGACAAGAGATAACCGGAAAATCAATTTCCGGTTATGTCGGAGGCTAACATCGGAGGCAAATGAGCCCGTCCACACCCCCTGGCGACCGTCCACTTCGCGCCGACGCCCGCGAGAACATCCGGCTGATCCTGCGGACCGCCCGCGAGGTCTTCGCCGACCGCGGGTACGAGGTGTCGATCGAGGAGGTCGCTCGCCGCTCAGGGCTGGGCATGGGCACCATCTACCGGCACTTCCCGAACAAGAGCGCCCTGGTCGAACGCGTCGCGATCGACGTCATGACGGAGACGTCCGCCGAGATCGAACGCGCCCTGGCGGAGGAGCCGGATCCCTGGGCGGCCTTCACGCGGGTGATGCGGCAGATGGCGCAGGTCCGCAGCAGCCAGATGTTCCCCGTCTCCCGCAGGCGTACGACGGAGCCGGGGCCCGAACTCATGGCGGCCCGAGCCGCTCTGCTGGTCGACCTCGACGGCCTGGTGACGCGGGCTCAGGACGCCGGAGGCCTGCGCAAGGACGTGAACGTGTTCGATCTCGTCCTGATGCTGAACTCGATCCCGGCCCGCATCCCCGACGACGAGACCGCCGGCCCGTCGGCGGATCTCGCGGGCCGCCACCTCGGCGTACTCCTCGACGGTCTGCGCTCCCCAGGCGAGGAAACGCTGCCGGCACCGGCCGCCGACCGCCGCGATCTCGATCAGTTCTTCCGGACGCGATTCGGCTTCTGAGTCGGCTGGCCGACAGCGTGGGGGCCCGGCTTCTTCCGCACCGAGCTACTGGTGGACGCCTCCACCACCTGGCCGGAGCGGACCGTGGAGGACTACGCCGAGAGCACCGCGGGGCAGATCGAGGGCTGGAAGTCCATGAACGGCCGGCAGAGCGGTGACCCGGCCAAGCTCGCCGCCGCCCTGCTGAAGGTCGCCGAACAGGACGAGCCGCCGGCGCGGTTCGGCGTCGGCGCCGACGCCATCAACTCCGTAGAGGAGAAGGCCGATGTGCTGCTGGCGGTAAGACATCGGCCTCCATCGGCCTCCAGGAGAAGGACGACTTGTCACGCACGTCTTCTGTCCTGACGAAGCGTCTTTCGAGGCGCTTCGTCAGGACAGTCCTGCCCATCAGGAGAGGCTCGCCATGGAAACGCAAGCACTCAACGGGCGTATCGCCCTGGTCACCGGCGGCACGACCTCGCAATGATCACGAAAGACATATCCGTGAAGAAGCGGTTCAGGATCGCGGCGATCGGCGGGAAGATCGACCTCGGCGCGCTGCTCTCACACTGAGCCGTCACGCACGCAGATAGGCCAGGACCGCCAGCACCCTGCGATGGGTCGCGTCGGCCGGAGGCAGGTCCAACTTGGCGAGGATGCTGCCGATGTGCTTGCCCACGGCCGCCTCGGAAACCACCAGTTCGCGGGCGATCGCGCCGTTCGACCTGCCCTCCGCGATCAGCGCCAGGACCTCACGCTCACGCGGGGTGAGCCGCTCCAGCGGATCGCGGCGCCGGCGCAGCAGTTGACGTACGACTTCGGGGTCGACGACCGTCCCGCCGTCCGCGACCTCGCACAGGGCGTCCACGAACTCCTCGACCTGCCCCACCCGGTCCTTCAGCAGATAGCCGATCCCCGATCCGTCGCCGGTGTCCAGCAGTTCCGAGGCGTACGTCCGCTGCACGTACTGGCTGAGCACCAGGACCGGCAGCGTGGGCCGCTTCTCGCGCAGCCGCACGGCCGCGTGCAGCCCCTCGTCCTCGAACGCGGGGGGCATGCGTACATCCGTCACGACGATGTCGGGTGCGTGCTCCTCGACCGCGGCGACCAGAGCCGTGGCGTCCCCGACGGCCGCGACCACCTCGTGGCCGCAGCGGGTGAGCAGGCCGACGAGCCCCTCCCGCAGCAACACGCTGTCCTCGGCCAGAACTACGCGGAGCGATCGGTCCGTTCGCAAGGAAACTCCACACGCAACAGGGTCGGTCCGCCCCGCGGACTGGACAGGGAGAGTCTGCCATCCAGCACCGACACCCGGTCCGCAAGCCCGGTCAGCCCGCTGCCGGCCCCGGCGTCCGCGCCCCCACGGCCGTCGTCGCGCACCTGAAGGAACAGGCGCCCGTCGCGGTGCTCCCCGCTCACCGCCGCGCGGCTCGCCCCGCTGTGCCTGGCGACGTTGGCGAGGGCTTCGCAGACCACGAAGTACGCGGCGGCCTCGACCGCCTGGGGCAGCCGTCCTGGCAGTTCCAGGCCGTCGATGTCGACCGGGACCGTGGAGCGGTCCGCGGCGTCCGCGACCGCTGCCTGGAGGCCGTAGTCCGTGAGGACCTTGGGGTGGATGCCGTGGATGAGTTCGCGCAGCTCCGCGAGTGCCCTGCCCGCCTCCTCGTGGGCCGTGGCGAGCTGGTCGGCGAGTGGTCCGGGCGGCGCGTCCAGACGGGCCAGGCCGAGCGTCATCGTCAGGGCCACCAGGCGCTGTTGAGCCCCGTCGTGCAGATCGCGCTCGATGCGCCGCCGCTCCGCCTCGAAGGCGTCCACCAACCGGACGCGTGAACGCGCCAGTTCCGCTACCTTCGCACCCAAGTCGCCTTCCCGCGGCGCGATCAGCACACGCGTCAGTTCCGCTCGGGCGCCGGCCGTGACCCCCAGGACATAGGCACCCAGCGCGAGGAGGACAAGCCCCAGCACGGCTGTGCCGAAGGCCGTCGGCCAGGTGGTGACCGTCCACTGTTTGAGCACCTTGGCCTCCCGGCCGTCGCCGGCCGTGGCCATCAGCAGCGGGGTCGCTGCCATGGACAGCGGGGCGAGCAGGGCGACCGTGATCGCGAGGGCGTCGACCGGCCACAGCAGCCCCGCGAAGAGCAGCGCGTACCCCAACTCCCGCCATGTCACCCGCTCCCTCAGCCGCGTCGTCAGCCAGGACCACAGACCCCCCGCCTCGGGCACCCGGTGCCGGTCGGGGGCCGGGTCCCGGTCGATCAGGCGCAGCCTGTGCCGCTCCACCCAGGTCACCGCGATACCGGAGAGGGCCGCGAGGAGCAGCAGCGGAAGCCCCACCAGCACGAGGGCGAGGACGCCGCCGGCGACCACCGTGATCACGATTCCCACGAGGGCGGCGGCGCCGGTCAGGACGCCGGTGAGCAGGTATCCGGTCGAACGCCACGGCCACGACGACAGGAGGTAGTCCGACCGGGGCATGGCCTGCCAGACATTCCGGGGGTACGGGGGCGGAGGGTGCGCCGGGTGGGGGCGCGTGGGCTGACGGTTCATGGACTGACGGTTCATGGGCCGGGGATGCATGGGCGTCACCGTAGAAGGGCCGCCCCGGGCGGTGCCATCGGGGCAGGGGGCGGACCGGGGGTATGCCTGGCCCTACCCCAAGTCTCGTTTCTGCCGCACTGCGCCGCGGTGCCTCCACACGGTTTCGTGAAGCCATGAACATCGACGCGATCCAGTTGCACTCCGTCAGCAGGCAGTACGGGTCGGGCGACGGAGTGGTGACGGCACTCGACGAGGTCTCACTCGCCTTCCCGGGGGGAACCTTCACCGCCGTCATGGGCCCCTCCGGCTCGGGCAAGTCGACCCTGCTGCAGTGCGCGGCGGGGCTGGACCGCCCCACATCGGGGTCGGTCACCGTGGGCGGGACCGATCTGACGAAGCTGAGCGAGACCAAGCTGACCCTCTTGCGACGAGAACGCATCGGGTTCGTCTTCCAGGCGTTCAACCTGCTGCCGTCCCTGACCGCCGAGCAGAACGTGGCGCTGCCCCTGCGCCTCGCGGGCCGCCGCCCCGCCAGGGCCCGGGTGCGCGAGGTGCTCGGACAGGTCGGCCTGGGCGACCGGGCGCGGCACCGGCCGACGGAGCTGTCCGGCGGTCAGCAGCAACGCGTCGCCCTGGCCCGCGCCTTGATCACCCGCCCCGAGGTGCTCTTCGGCGACGAGCCGACCGGCGCCCTCGACTCGCGGACCAGCCGTGAGGTACTGAGCCTGCTGCGCGCCATGGCCGACGAGGAACGCCAGACGATCATCATGGTCACCCACGACCCGGTGGCCGCCGCGTACGCCGACCGCGTGGTCTTCCTCGTCGACGGACGGGTCGACGACGAGGTGGCCGGCGCCGGCGCCGACGACATCGCCGCGCGCATGACCGAGCTGGAGGCCGCGCCGTGCTGAGCGTCACCCTGCGCACCCTGCACGCCCGTTGGATCACCTTCGTCGGCAGTTTCGTCGCGCTCGCGCTGGGCGTCGCGCTCATCGCGGTGATGGGCCTGTCCCTCGCCTCGTCACTGAACGCGCCCGACGGGAGACCCGAGCGGTTCGCCGCCGCGCCGGTCGTGGTCAAAGGGGCCGACACCCTGCGCGTGCCCACCTCGACCGGTGTCCGGGTGCACAAGCTCGCTCAGCCGCGTGCCGTGCCCGCCGGGACCGTCGCGAAGCTGAAGAAGCTCGGCACCGTCGTCGAGGACCGGTCGTTCGCCGTACGGGCCCGGGGCGGCCCCGGCGACCTGGTGGGCCACCCCTGGTCCACCGCCGCCTTCGCCCCGTACGAGATCGACGCGGGACGCGCGCCCCGGGCGGCCGACGAGGTCGTCGTCAGCGGCGACTGGGCGAAGCCGGGGGAGCGCGTACGGACGGATCGCGGCACGGTACGGGTGGCCGGCACGGTACGAGTGGCCGGCACGATACGAGTGGCCGGCACCGGACGGGGCGGAGCCACCGGACGGACCGGCGCCACTGGACGAGTCGGCGTCACCGGACAAGTCAGCGGCGCAGTCGCCCGACGCGGCTTCGAGAACGCCGTCTTCTACGCCGACGAGCGCGCCGCCGCCCTGTCGCCCCGCAGCGTCCAGCTCGTCGTGGACGCCGACACCGCGGCCGTGCGTGAGGCGGTGCGCGGCAGCACGGGTGTCCAGGTCCTCACCGGTGACGCGCGCCGTTACGCCGACGCAGACCCGGACCGGGACAGCGAGGCGCTCACCGCGATGGACGCCATGTTCGGCACGGCCGGCGGTGTCACCGGCTTCGTCTCGGTCTTCGTGGTGGCGTCGACCTTCGCCTTCGCGGTCGCTCAGCGGCGCCGGGAGTTCGGGCTGCTGCGCACGGCCGGGGCGACCCCGGGACAGATCCGCCGGATGGTCTTCGCCGAGGCCCTGGTGGTGGGTGTGCTCGCCTCGGCCACGGGATGCGTGCTGGGCGCGTACGGTGCGCCATGGCTGGCCGCACGGATGGTCGACGGCGGGCTCGCGCCGGGCTGGTTCACCATCGGCGACGCCACCTGGCCGTACCACCTGGCCTTCTGGACGGGCCTGTTCGTCGCGCTGTGCGGTGTGGTGGCCGCCTCCTGGCGGGCGGGCCGCACGGCCCCAGTCCAGGCGCTGGGCGAGGCCTTCGTGGACGCCCGGGCGATGACCCGGGGCCGCCGGCTGTCCGGCCTGGCACTGCTGGCGACCGCCGCCGTGACCCTGGTCCTGGCCCTGGTCGGCGACCCGGGCGAACTGCTGCACCGGAAGACCTATGTGAGCCGGCCGATGCTGCTGATCACCGCCGTCGCCCTGCTCGCGCCGGTCGTGGTGCGCCCGCTGACCCGGCTGATCGCCTGGCTCCCGGCCCGACTCCCCGGAGCCGGCGGCATGCTGGTCCGGGAGAACGCCGCCGCCGGTGTGCGCCGCACCGCCGCGATCGCGGCGCCGGTCCTGGTCACCGTCGCGCTGGCCGGCTCGCTGCTGGGCGCCACCGCGACCCTGAACAAGGCGAAGGCCGACGAGACGCGCCGGCATTCGGCCGCCGACTTCGTCGTCACCCCGGCGAGCGGCGCGGGCTTCGACGCGGCCACACTGCGCGGGCTGCGAAAGGTGTCCGGCGCGGAGGTGTCCGCGACCTCGTCGAGCGCCGTCTATGTTCTGGAGGACGGCGTGTCACTGGCCAAGTCCGAGGCGCGCGCGGCGGATCCCGGACCGCTCGCCGCCACCACCCGGCTGCCGGTCGAGGCCGGGAGGACGAGCGACCTCGACGACGACTCCCTCATCGTCAACCGGGAGTGGCAGCGTCATACCGTGGGGCAGCGGGTGCGGGTGTGGCTCGGCGACGGCACGAGGAAGTCGCTGCGGATCGCCGCGGTGATGACCACCGGCACCGGCGACAACGGCGTGTACGTCACTCCGCGCAACGCCCCGGGCGCGACCGTCGACCGGGTCGACGTCGCCCTCGCCGCCGGTGCGGACGCGCACGCCGTGGCCGCCGCACTGCGTGCGGCGGTGCACAGCTCGGGCGGGCAGGTCCTCACCAAGGACCAGTGGGTACGCGCGAGTCACCCCGAGACGAACCGGACGACCCGGCTCGGCCTCCTGCTGGTCCTGGGCATCGCCCTCCTCTACACCGGCATCTCCCTGGCCAACACCATGGTCATGGGGACCTCCGACCGGGTGCGCGACCTGGCCGTGCTGCGCCTGGCGGGAGCCACCCGGTGGCAGGTGCTCCGGCTGGTGGGCGCCGAGGCGCTGACGGTCGTCGCGGTCGGCGGAGTGCTGGGGCTCCTCGTCGCGGGGCTCAACCTGCTGGGCACGTGGAGCGCCCTGGGTCTGCTGTCGGCCCCGACCACGATCGAGATCCCCTGGACGGCCGTCGGTGCGGTCCTCGGCGCCTGCGGGGTGACGGCCGTCGTCTCGTCCGTCATCCCCGCCGCACTCGCCCTGCGGCGCCGGGCGGTGGAACTGGCGGGTGTCCGGGAGTGACGCCCAGTGCCCTCCCGTACCGCTACGCGGAGGTCCGCGCGGTGGTCGCCGCGATGGTTTCCAGCGAGCTGATGAGCAGGTCCCACAGGCGCTCGGTGTGCAGCTTCGTCGCCACGGAGGTGTTCGCCGGGCCGGAGCGGCCGCGGAAGTCGGTGACCGTCATGCCGTAGGTCGCCGTACCCCGCAGCTCGACCTCGACATGGGCCGGCGTGACCTCCATCAGGCTCGGGTCGATGGCCCGGCCGACCGCGCACGCGTCGTGGATCGTGGCCATCGCGCCGTGCACCTTGCCGACGTTGGCGTTGTAGTGGTCGAGGAGATCGACGACGAACCGGGACACGGGTGTGCCCAACGCCCCGATACGGGACAGCAGTTCAGGTGTGGCGGCGGCCTGTGCCGTCAGATCGAGACCGACCATGGTCAGGGGCCAGCCCGCCGAGAAGACGACCGCGGCCGCCTCGGGGTCGGCGTGGATGTTGAACTCGGCCGCCGGTGTGATGTTGCCGCGGGTGTACGACCCGCCCATCAGGACGACCTCCTTGACCAGTTCGGCGATACGGGGCTCCCGGCGCAGCGCCAGCGCGATGTTGGTCAGGGGCGCGGTGGGGACGAGGGTGATCTCACCGGGGTGGGCGAGGACCGTCTCGATGATCAGATCGACGGCGTGCCGGGGGTCGGTCTCCATGGCCGGAGGGATGAAGGCGGGGCCGTCCATTCCGGTGTCCCCGTGGATCTCGGCGGCGAGGGTCTGGTCCCGGACGAGGGGACCGCCGGCACCGGCCGCGACCGGTACGCCGCGCAGGCCCGCCAGGGTGCAGACCTGCCGGGCGTTCAGGGTGACCTTCTCGATGGTCTGGTTGCCCGCGACGGTCGTGACGGCGACGATCTCGACGTCGGGGTTCCCGGCGGCGAGCAGGATGGCGATGGCGTCGTCGAGCCCGGGGTCGCAGTCGATGATGATCTTCTTGGGCATGGGCGTCCTTCGGGGTGGGACGGGATGCGGACCGGATCACTGAGAACAGCATGCGCCAGGCCCACCCTGCCCTGGTCGGCCACACACCACTCCTGTCGGCCCCACCCCGCCCCTGTCGCGAAGGCTCACCTCAGCCGATGCGAGGTGGCTCACCTCAGCGGATGCGAGGTCCTCCCCGACGCCTCGTCGATCTCGTCGTGCGCCTTGGTCAACAGCTTCATCGCCAGTTCGTTGAGCGCCCGCGCGCCCGCGACCTCCTCGCCGACTCTCGGCTGGTTGGAGTCGGAGGGGTGGCGGCTGGCGTACCCGTGAGCGCGTACCTCGTTCCCGTCGGGGAGCCGGAGGAGAGCGGCGGCGCGGGTGCGGTGGTCGTCCTCCTCGAACTCGATCTCGACGTGCCAGCCGACGGCGGTCCGTGTCTGCGCGGCGGCCGGTTGCGACTGTGTCGTCTGTGTCATTGCGATCACCTCCGAGGCGGGCCCCGGCCCCTGATACGGGCCTCGGCACCTACTACCAGAGTGTGCTTCTTCCCCCGACTCCGCACGGGATGACGCCCGATGGCGACAAAGGGTGACCGGACGACTACGAACCGCCCGCGCCAAGCCCGTTGAACCAGTGAGGGGCCGGCTATCGGCGCGGTCGGTGGCCGTGACACCTGTGCAACTGACGATCGCCAAGGGCGCGGTAGAACTTTCCCTGCTTCATCAAGGCCCCGCGCACGGCGCGGGCGCGCGCCGCCTCTGCGGCGCGGCCTGCCTCCTGTCTTCGCCCCGGCCGGCCGCGCCCGGCGGCGCGCTAGGTGGAGCGGGCAAGCGCCGGCAGGTCAGCACAGTCCGGCAGCGAGTGCACCGGCATCGCCAAGCGGTTTACGTGACACGAGCGCGGCCGTCTGCGGCCATGGTCGTAGTGCTGTCGAGACAGGCCGGCTGCGGCGGGGGTGGCGTCCGGGCCGAGCGACGAGGCCGCGCGGAAAGGCCGTGGGGCCGAGCGCCGTACCGCCGCCGTCACGGATGCGGCAGCGTGAGCGGATCATTGCTGAGACCTTGGCTGAGGGGGAGCTGCTGCTGCCGCGCAGTGGCTGAGCCTGGCGTGGGCGCTCCGCGAGGTTCAGGAATCATCGCCTCCGGCGTTTCGCCGATAAGTACGGATGATCACGAGCGTCGAGAAGATCACGAGGATCAGAGCCGTCGATGCCGAGATGAGTCTCCAGTTCAGCGAGCTTGGCTGATCATCGCTTGAAAGGACTGCCGCGGCCATGCCTGGCCCCTTCGGGAAGGTGATTCGAGCTCCATGCGTCACCTCCAACAACCCGCTTTTCAACGTAAGGGAGACGTCCCACGGGCCGTCCGTGACCTGATCGGTCACGATGACGTTCACCGACGCGGACTGGCCGGGCGCCAGGCTCTTTCCGGAGTCAACCGGGTAGGGCCCGGCGCTGATGTTTCCGGATACCTGGGACATCTTCAGGGCGCCGGTGAGGTCCAGAGCACGGCCACCGGTGTTGTGGACCTTGGCGTGTACGACGGCGCGCCCACTGACATCACGCTCAGCCGTCATGTTGTCCACCGTGAATCGGGCACGCGGCGGGTTGTTGCCACCCACCGAGAGGTAGAGCCGGATTCCGGTGCGGCTGACCAAGGTGATGCCGCTGCCCAGGTCGCGACCGCTGACCTGCGCCCATACGACGCCGTATCGCTCGCCGGGGGCAGCGTCCTTCGGAATGGCGATGGTCACGGTGTCTCGGGCTCTGGAGTGAGCGGGGATGTCCAGGCTCAGCCGACCGGGCTTGATCCAGGTGGTGAGCTCGTTACCGGTGTTTCCGGCAGCGCCGACGAAGGAACCCCGGCGGATATCAGCGGCGCCAGGGTAGACCGCGACATGCAAGACGTCGGCCGATTTGTTCGACACTTCGATGCGCCGCTTCACGGTGACACCGGGTTTTAGGCTGTCGACGATGTACTGCCTTGCCCGTGGGTCTTTGACGAGGTCGGCAGGGACATCGACGAGCCGAATTCCCACGGCGTCCGGGGGGTTCGGTCGCTGTACCGGATCCGATACGAGGGATGTGGCCGAAGCGGTGCTGGTGACCAGGGCAAGCGCCATGGCCACCAACACCGCGAGGGAAGAGAACCTGGGCACAGGGCTTTACGGTTTCCTTTTTTGCGGTAAGGACGTACGAGGTCTCAGGCGACGGAGTGGGTGATCGTCGAGCTGTACGTTCCCGCCAGCGCGTTCGCGGGGATGGTGAGATGGATCGTCGGGTTCCAGGTGGCCGAGTTGATGCCACTCACGCCGGTGGCCACCTGGACGGGGCCAGGGGGATAGAGCGGGTTCAAGTCGCTCGCGGTGACAGTGGCGGTGCCGCTGACCGAGGCCGACGGTGTGGTGTAACTGCTGGAACCGGCAGCGGATACGGAGATGCTCTGGGGGCCGGTGAAGTCGACTGCGCTTGCCGTGGCGGTCCAGCCCGCGGTGCCGCCTCGACCGTCTGTCACCGTGACGTTGCCCAACTGGCTGGAAACCGATTGCGGACTGCCGCTGACGCCGACGGTGCCGAGATTTACGGGCCCCGTCGGGACACTGATGTCGAGCGTCCCTGACGAGACCTGGACGGTGACCGGCGTGTCCGCCGCCGAAGCCGGCATCGGGGACGCCAGTACTGCCACCGCCGCTCCGGCAATCAAGGGGCTGATGACGCTACGAATTCTCATGGGTGCGACCTCGCTTGGCGACCGGGGGAGGTTGGGGCGGCACGGCAGGGGCCGATGCGCAATTGCACGTTAGGGGGAGCATGATCAAGAAGCGCACGGACTCCATTGCGTGGAGGCTCGATCCACTCGCACGGCGGAGTTTGGGGGCGGCTGACGCGGCCATGACCGCGAGCACCACCAAGGACAGTCCCGACACCGACTCTCCGCTCGTGGTCTGCGGTGCAGTGATGAACTCTCTACGACGAGTACGCGTTGCCCACGGGCGCCAGAGTGCCGGCAGATGTCTTCATCCATCTCGACGAAGTCCCGGACGCCGTGGTGCTGGCCGAGGTCATTGCGATGCCGCAGGGAATGGAGCTGCCCGCCCTCGGGGCCCGCGTCGAGGGTCAGGTCCTCTGGCGCGCCGAGCACAACCGCCAGGTGAAGGTCGGGCTCGACGAGTGGACGACGATCAACGAGTGATCATCTCCGGGCCGTTCCTGGGCCGTGCGAGGTCGCTCGGCGGTGACCGGCGACCACGACCAGTGACAGGTCGGCCACCGGCACGGTCGGTGAACGGCCAGGTCACGGCCCCCCGGCCGAACGGGTTTCCTTCGAGGGGTAGCCGTCAGGCAAGATGGGGTGTATCTGCCCACTGCCGATTTCAAGCGTCCGGACGGTTTCTCTTGGCTGAGTTCATTTACACCATGCGCAAGACGCGCAAGGCGCACGGCGACAAGGTGATTCTCGACGACGTCACCTTGAGCTTCCTGCCGGGTGCGAAGATCGGTGTGGTCGGTCCGAACGGTGCTGGTAAGTCCACCGTTCTCAAGATCATGGCGGGGCTCGAGCAGCCCTCCAACGGCGACGCGTTCCTGTCGCCCGGGTACAGCGTCGGGATGCTGCTGCAGGAGCCGCCGCTCGACGAGTCCAAGACCGTTCTGGAGAACGTCCAGGACGGCGCCGCCGAGATCATGGGCAAGCTCAAGCGCTTCAACGAGGTCGCCGAGCTGATGGCGACCGACTACTCGGACGCGCTGCTGGACGAGATGGGCAAGCTCCAGGAGGACCTGGACCACGCCAACGCGTGGGACCTGGACGCTCAGCTGGAGCAGGCCATGGACGCCCTGGGCTGCCCGCCCGGCGACTGGCCGGTCACCAACCTCTCCGGTGGTGAGAAGCGCCGCGTCGCGCTGTGCAAGCTGCTGATCGAGGCGCCCGACCTGCTGCTCCTCGACGAGCCCACCAACCACCTGGACGCCGAGTCCGTGCAGTGGCTGGAGCAGCACCTCGCGAAGTACCCCGGCACCGTCGTCGCCGTCACCCACGACCGGTACTTCCTCGACAACGTCGCCGGCTGGATCCTTGAGCTCGACCGCGGCCGCGCCATCGGCTACGAGGGCAACTACTCGACGTACCTGGAGAGCAAGGCCTCCCGCCTCAAGGTCGAGGGCCAGAAGGACGCCAAGCGCGCCAAGCGGCTCAAGGAAGAGCTCGAGTGGGTGCGGTCCAACGCCAAGGGTCGGCAGGCCAAGTCCAAGGCGCGTCTGGCGCGCTACGAGGAGATGGCGGCCGAGGCCGACAAGATGCGGAAGCTGGACTTCGAGGAGATCCAGATCCCGCCGGGCCCGCGTCTGGGTTCCATCGTCGTCGAGGTCAACAACCTCTCCAAGGCCTTCGGGGAGAAGGTCCTCATCGACGACCTCTCCTTCACGCTGCCGCGTAACGGGATCGTCGGCGTCATCGGCCCGAACGGCGCCGGCAAGACCACGCTCTTCAAGATGATCCAGGGACTCGAGACGCCGGACTCCGGCACGATCAAGGTCGGCGAGACCGTCAAGATCAGTTACGTCGACCAGAGCCGCGAGAACATCGACCCGAAGAAGTCGCTGTGGGCCGTCGTCTCGGACGAGCTGGACTACATCAATGTGGGCCAGGTCGAGATGCCGTCGCGCGCGTACGTCTCCGCCTTCGGGTTCAAGGGCCCCGACCAGCAGAAGCCGGCCGGTGTCCTCTCCGGCGGTGAGCGCAACCGGCTCAACCTCGCCCTCACCCTCAAGCAGGGCGGCAACCTGCTGCTCCTCGACGAGCCGACCAACGACCTCGACGTCGAGACGCTGTCCTCGCTCGAGAACGCGCTGCTGGAGTTCCCGGGTGCGGCCGTGGTCGTCTCCCACGACCGCTGGTTCCTGGACCGGGTCGCGACGCACATCCTCGCCTACGAGGGTGACTCGAAGTGGTTCTGGTTCGAGGGCAACTTCGAGTCGTACGAGAAGAACAAGATCGAGCGCCTCGGTGCGGACGCCGCGCGCCCGCACCGTGCCACCTACAAGAAGCTGACCCGGGGCTGATCGATCTTGCGGCACATCTACCGCTGCCCGCTGCGCTGGGCGGACATGGACGCGTACGGCCACGTCAACAACGCGGTCTTCCTCCGCTACCTGGAGGAAGCACGTATCGACTTCCTGACCCGCCCGGACAAGCAGTTCAAGCAGGGGTCCGTGGTGGCGCGCCACGAGATCGACTACAAGCGGCAGCTCGTCCACCGGCGCGAGCCGGTGGACATCGAGCTGTGGATCACCCAGATAAGGGCCGCGGCCTTCACGATCACGTACGAGGTCAAGGACACGGACCAGCTCTACGTCCGGGCCGCGACCGTGGTCGTGCCGTTCGACTTCGAGGCCCAGCGCCCGCGCCGCCTCACCGCCGAGGAGCGCGAGTTTCTGGAGGAGTACCGGGACGACCAGGACGAGGCCGTCGCGGCATGACCGTGACCGCGTTGCACCTCACCGACGAGGGGGAGGCGGCGGACCTCGCCGCCTTCCTCGCCCGGCTGATCCACTACGACCGTGCCGCCGCCGTACGCCTCCAGGCGTCCGGCACCGCGCTCGCGGTCTTCGGCCGGCCGCCGTCGTTCGAGGTCCTCGCGATCCGTACGGCGCGGCTCGCCAAGCCGTACGAGAA is a window of Streptomyces mirabilis DNA encoding:
- a CDS encoding TetR/AcrR family transcriptional regulator; its protein translation is MSPSTPPGDRPLRADARENIRLILRTAREVFADRGYEVSIEEVARRSGLGMGTIYRHFPNKSALVERVAIDVMTETSAEIERALAEEPDPWAAFTRVMRQMAQVRSSQMFPVSRRRTTEPGPELMAARAALLVDLDGLVTRAQDAGGLRKDVNVFDLVLMLNSIPARIPDDETAGPSADLAGRHLGVLLDGLRSPGEETLPAPAADRRDLDQFFRTRFGF
- a CDS encoding sensor histidine kinase, with the protein product MPRSDYLLSSWPWRSTGYLLTGVLTGAAALVGIVITVVAGGVLALVLVGLPLLLLAALSGIAVTWVERHRLRLIDRDPAPDRHRVPEAGGLWSWLTTRLRERVTWRELGYALLFAGLLWPVDALAITVALLAPLSMAATPLLMATAGDGREAKVLKQWTVTTWPTAFGTAVLGLVLLALGAYVLGVTAGARAELTRVLIAPREGDLGAKVAELARSRVRLVDAFEAERRRIERDLHDGAQQRLVALTMTLGLARLDAPPGPLADQLATAHEEAGRALAELRELIHGIHPKVLTDYGLQAAVADAADRSTVPVDIDGLELPGRLPQAVEAAAYFVVCEALANVARHSGASRAAVSGEHRDGRLFLQVRDDGRGGADAGAGSGLTGLADRVSVLDGRLSLSSPRGGPTLLRVEFPCERTDRSA
- a CDS encoding ABC transporter permease; this translates as MLSVTLRTLHARWITFVGSFVALALGVALIAVMGLSLASSLNAPDGRPERFAAAPVVVKGADTLRVPTSTGVRVHKLAQPRAVPAGTVAKLKKLGTVVEDRSFAVRARGGPGDLVGHPWSTAAFAPYEIDAGRAPRAADEVVVSGDWAKPGERVRTDRGTVRVAGTVRVAGTIRVAGTGRGGATGRTGATGRVGVTGQVSGAVARRGFENAVFYADERAAALSPRSVQLVVDADTAAVREAVRGSTGVQVLTGDARRYADADPDRDSEALTAMDAMFGTAGGVTGFVSVFVVASTFAFAVAQRRREFGLLRTAGATPGQIRRMVFAEALVVGVLASATGCVLGAYGAPWLAARMVDGGLAPGWFTIGDATWPYHLAFWTGLFVALCGVVAASWRAGRTAPVQALGEAFVDARAMTRGRRLSGLALLATAAVTLVLALVGDPGELLHRKTYVSRPMLLITAVALLAPVVVRPLTRLIAWLPARLPGAGGMLVRENAAAGVRRTAAIAAPVLVTVALAGSLLGATATLNKAKADETRRHSAADFVVTPASGAGFDAATLRGLRKVSGAEVSATSSSAVYVLEDGVSLAKSEARAADPGPLAATTRLPVEAGRTSDLDDDSLIVNREWQRHTVGQRVRVWLGDGTRKSLRIAAVMTTGTGDNGVYVTPRNAPGATVDRVDVALAAGADAHAVAAALRAAVHSSGGQVLTKDQWVRASHPETNRTTRLGLLLVLGIALLYTGISLANTMVMGTSDRVRDLAVLRLAGATRWQVLRLVGAEALTVVAVGGVLGLLVAGLNLLGTWSALGLLSAPTTIEIPWTAVGAVLGACGVTAVVSSVIPAALALRRRAVELAGVRE
- a CDS encoding response regulator gives rise to the protein MRTDRSLRVVLAEDSVLLREGLVGLLTRCGHEVVAAVGDATALVAAVEEHAPDIVVTDVRMPPAFEDEGLHAAVRLREKRPTLPVLVLSQYVQRTYASELLDTGDGSGIGYLLKDRVGQVEEFVDALCEVADGGTVVDPEVVRQLLRRRRDPLERLTPREREVLALIAEGRSNGAIARELVVSEAAVGKHIGSILAKLDLPPADATHRRVLAVLAYLRA
- a CDS encoding ABC transporter ATP-binding protein gives rise to the protein MNIDAIQLHSVSRQYGSGDGVVTALDEVSLAFPGGTFTAVMGPSGSGKSTLLQCAAGLDRPTSGSVTVGGTDLTKLSETKLTLLRRERIGFVFQAFNLLPSLTAEQNVALPLRLAGRRPARARVREVLGQVGLGDRARHRPTELSGGQQQRVALARALITRPEVLFGDEPTGALDSRTSREVLSLLRAMADEERQTIIMVTHDPVAAAYADRVVFLVDGRVDDEVAGAGADDIAARMTELEAAPC